The Tursiops truncatus isolate mTurTru1 chromosome 16, mTurTru1.mat.Y, whole genome shotgun sequence genome contains the following window.
CCACCCATGCTTTCCACTCATCCATCCCCTGTTCTCTCCCAAGAGCCTAAAGCTAAGACTTAGCCCCTTCTACCCCCAGGCAGACACAgtgggagagaggggctgggTGCAAGGCACAGCTGACCCTAAGACACAGCATCCAGAAAGATGGATAATCCCGGTCCAGGGGTGGAGGGGCCTGGGGTTGCCTGGTAGTgctgggcagagaagggagagtCCTTGCGGGCACTGTGCCCCCAGCACTCGGGACTAGGTGGTCCCCAGACCGGCGAGCTCCCTGTAGCACAGGGGCTGCCACGACCCACTGCAAAGCAGAAGCAACGGTGTCCAGATGAGAGTCGACCCCAGAGCCACGGGAATTCTGAGGGGCGAGTAGGGCAAGGGCAAGGTGGTAAGGGCCCTATAGACAATGCAGCCAATACCTCCTCTTGCTCTGGCCCCCAGCCAGCCCATAGCGGGAAGATACCAGTCAAGCCTCAGAGACCCCATGTCTCAGAGAGGCACAGGAGATGGAAGTAGGATGGTTTCATGGGTGCCACATGGGAGGGCTTTGTTCCTGTCGGCCAGCTGCTCTTCCTCACTGGCCCTTGGGCTGGCGCCTAAAGGGTGTATTTGTGTCGGTATCTTTCTTTGTCAGTTTGGTGCCCTCCACTCCACACTCCCACCAGCCTGGCTTCTGAAGCCTGCCTGGAGGGGGCTCTGCTTTGCCCTGGAAGCCGAAGCCCAGCTCAGCCCGGGCACCACAGGCTGCCCGCGTGCTCCAGGGGCTACCTGTCACCCGGCTTATACTTGCCACTTGCGCCCACGCCTGCACCCCATCTCCCGCCTCCGCGAGAGAGTCGGAGAGAGGCAGGTGCATGCCAGCACTTCAGGGGGTGGGAGTGAGACCTGCAGACCCTCCAACTGGGCACGGAAAGTGCAGACCTTGGCACTTAGCAGATGGGGGTTCAGAAGTGTGGACACACACGTGAAGCCGCGAAGCTGACAGTCAAGCCTGTCCAAGCCCTTTCCCCCAACTTCGCACCATCCAGCTCCCCGTCCCCTGCCCCCACTCTCGGTGGAGAAACACCAGAGCCACAGAAGCCCGCAGCCTCCTGGCCGTCCCCCGACGGCCGCTGCCCTTCGGGACTCGGAGGACTCCGCGGGTTCTGGGGCCTCCCGGCCCCGGCGCGGTCCCTGGACGGAGCCTCCCTGCGCTCCCGGCTCCCCGCGCTGTGCTCCGCCAGTCCAGCCCTACTCACCTGCTCTCCTCGTCTCTGCTGCCTCGGCCGCCGCTGCACCGCACCCAGCAGAACTAGGGGCTAGAATGTGAGCCGGAAGGGATTCGGGGGCGCGTCAGCAGTGCGGGGGTGGGGGCCACCGCCTCAGTCGGTGGCAGAGCCTCCGACGTCGCCGGGTCCCCAGGCCTCGCGACTGGCTGCGAGCGAGCCGGCCGCGCCAGTCgcctcccctctttcctcctgttcctcctccctcccctttctcccttttcctccctccccccagccccacccctaccTCTCACCCTCTCCATCCtttgtcccccccccccctccaccccGCCTCACCACTCCGCTGCCTTCCGGGATCCCACCTCCCGGTCCCCATCCCGTGCTCTGACGGCTTCCCGGACGATCTCTAGCAAAGGCAGCGGAATCCAGGCCCGAGATGGGGGGTGCAGAACGTGGCCCCGCCCGTGCCCATCGCCCTCAGCTCAGCCTTCCCCAGTCCCTGCGCTCCCCTAACCCCTTTATCCTAGCCGCGGCTGCCTCTGCAGAACCCGGGGGAGGGTTGGGTCTGGGTAAATCTGTGCCTCCCCACTGTCCAGGGCAGGCTCAAACCTTATTACAACTCCTtgtacaatataataataataataataaataaaacaacctgTTTATCGATCACTGCAGGTCCTTTTCTATTCCCAGTCATCCTGGCTGGCACTACAGGGAATATGCAGGATACAGACCTGGGGATGCTTAGAGACACGCAGCCAGAGGCAGACATTCCTCCCAGACAAtgcattcccccccaccccatataGATCCttacacacgaacacacacagacagactCACAAAGAGAGACCCTGctcagacagacacacacacagccgGACACACAGAGTCAGAACAGACGTGCACACACCAGCAGTACAGACCCCCACAGACGTTGTCTAATACACAGGCGTACCCCAACACGGCGACCTCTCCATGCCGGAATCCGAGGACTCTGCAGCCTTCAGGAGGCCGCAGGTTGCAGGACTGGGAGTGGTGCACACACGCTGGTCTGGGACTCTGGGGACCCCCACTCAAGGTGGGGAGACTTCTCTGGCAGCCCTGGGCGCTTGCTTGCACTCAGGACCGGGTAGGGTGGGGTTGGTATCAGCTCTCACACTATCATTCTCTCCAGCCCTGACTCAAGCCCGTATAGCTGGAACACAGCGGACACATCGACAACTGTTCCTCCACTCCTCGTAGGATAGAGTCCAGTGGTCTAACGAACACACAATCACACGCACGCGTCTCGAGAAATCAAGCCCTTAAGGATGCAGCCGGTTTTTTTTCAGCTGCCCATAACAGTTCCACCCCTATTCTCTTTCGGAGACTGGACGGGACAGGTTGCCAGGCTCGAAGGGAAGGGAAGCTTGGGCGCCTAAGAGCTCTGTCTTAGACTCAGGGTGTGTCCTCAAGGGGCGGGACCAGCGCACCCGGAGGGAGCGGGTCCTCAGGCTCCCCCGGGCGGCGCCCTGGGGCGCTGCGCTAGGCCTGCGTGAGGGAGGGGCTGTCGCGGGCTGAGGCCGGCCTAGGCACCAGGGTGTTTGTGGGTGGGAGCCCTTGTTGAGTTTGCTTCTTTCGTATCTCCTTTTCCAGGTAGCAAAAGAGCAACAGGCTTCCTGCATGCCCGCTGGACTGAGACCCGGATTTGGGTTAGACCCATCTCACCCTCCCATTCTGCCCTGGCCCCTTGCCCGGCCGCCCACCCCATCAGTAAAGAGACTCGGTCTCGTACAGATATAGTTTATTGATTCGGCCCGGAGGCACCGCAGCGCAGCGGGCCAAGTTGGCACTGGGAGGAACGGAAGGAAGGACAAACAGGCACGGCTCTACATCGGGGAGCCCCGAGGTGGCGACCCGCGCGCCTCTTCGTCTTTGCCAGGAGCACATAAGTTCACGTGCCTCGGTGCTCCATGCCCCattggaggaaagggaggaggacaCAGAAAGGGTCATAAAGAGGGGACTCGGGCAGGGGAAATCAAgacagaggaggggctggggtaCTCGCTGCAGGAGGCGGGACCTGAGCCTGAGCTGGCCAGTGTGCTCACAGAGCAGCCACCTTGAcccgggggtggggagtgggcggGTGGCCTGGAGGAGAAGCGGGGCTGCTAGCTGCGGGTGTAGTAGTCGTAGTCGTCCTCACATGCGTCAAAGGGGCCTGGCGGGCTGCGAGGCGCGCCTTCCCGGTCGGACAGAGGGCGCTCCCGCAGGCGCACAGCATCGTATAGACCCTGCGGTGGCTCATCCAGCAGCACATCGCGCTCGGAGCGGGAGCGCTTCAGGCGGCCCACGTTGCGCAGAAGCAGCAGGACGGGCGCATACAGCAGGTTGGCCAGGCCCATAACAAGGCTAAGCTGCTCAAAGCCAAGCGAGTGCACGATGTGGCCCGCCACTATGGGCCCGAGCGCATAGGCCACGCAATAGGATATGTCGGCAATGGCATAGACGCTGCCATAGACCGAGACGTGGCGCACGTCCACAAGAAAGGCGAGCGTGGGCAGCAGCGCCGTGTCCACCAGCGCAATGCCGAAGCAGAGGCCGCAGAGCGAGACCACTAGTGGTGCAAAGGAGCGGCAGGCGGGCACCAAGCACGAGCTGGCGCCTATCACTGCCAGCCCGAAGGCGCCGTACAGCCACTGCAGGTGGGGGTAGCGCGCTGCCAGTCGCACTGTGAGGTACACGCCTAGCACGTGCGGCACGAAGGCCGGCAGCCAGGCTATGCCTGCGTCCCACTCGGACGCCGCCATCGTGTGCTCCATCCACGTGGCGATGGTAGGCTCGAGAAAGGCGAGGGGGATGTTGCAGGTGGTGAGCGCCCCTGCCACCACGGCGATGTAGGGGTCCAGCATGAGGCGGTGGATAGGCGTGCCCACTGGCAGGTTGGCCCGCGCCCGCGCCGCGGCGGAGAAGGGCTTGGCCACGACCAGCAGCAACAGGGCGTCGAGCAGCGAAACCATGGCGAGCACCAGAAAGGGCGCGGTCTTGCCCACGAACTTGTGGAGGAACCCCCCGAAGGGCGGCGCCACTAGGCTTCCGAAGCTGATGAAGGCCAACGCCAAGCCCAGGGCACGACTGCGCTCCGGCTCCTCAGGATACTTGTCGGCGATCATGGCAATGCCAGACGTGTCCGCGAAGGCCGAGCCGAGACCCTGCAGGCTGCGCGCGGCGAAGAGCGTCGCGTAGTCCTCCGCAAAGGCAAACATCACTGTAGAGGCGAACAGTACGCCCAGGCCCATAAGCAGCGGCAAGTCATAGCTCATGCGGTCGATGAAAGTCCCGCTCAGGGGGTTCACCAGCAGCTGCAGGATGGCCTTGGAGGCAAACAGCACCCCGATCTTCACGTCCTCGTTGTCGGTGGGGTATTGGGGCTGCGCGGTAGACCTGTCCGGCATCGCGGCCGTCGAGGACTCAGAGGTGTTGACCGTGTCTGCACTGGCATTGGCCGGAGTGGGCGGCGGCAGGGTGGTCACACACACTTTGGAAGTCAGGGTGGGCTTCTCGCTGGCCGAGTGCACGTAGTAGGGCACGATGGGCACGATGACCATGTACAGCATGTTGTCCAGCAACAGCGCCACGCACACGATGACCAGCACCAGGCGCCGCTGCCGCCGGGGATCTTGCAGCGCCGCGCCCACCGCCTCCGACAGCTTGCTGGCTGCCGCCGGGGCCTGACCCGCCGGCGCCTCGGGTTCCATCACCCGCACCCCGCCGCTCTTCCGAGGACGCTTCGGCCGGGGCCGGGCGCGCGCGCCCTGCAGTGCAGAGACCAGGGCGCGGAACTTCGGGGAACCCTGCTCGCCGGGAAAGGCAAGGACCCTGTCCGGCGAGGCGCCGCCGCTGTCCGGAACCGAGCTCGGGACCCGCCGCCGCTGGGCTCAGGGGCGGTCAGGAAAGGCGGCCGTGCCAAGGCGCCGGAGCCGGAGACTGAGCGCTCTGAGGCTCGGGCGCGCAGGGAGCCACCCCCGCAGCGCTGAGAGGCCGCCTGAGCAGGCCGAGGGGCATGCTGCTGCCGCCCGCCCGCCGGCTCGCTCGCCCCGccgctctcccctcccctcgcgTCGGCTCTTGCCTCCTCCGCCGCCgcctactctttttttcttttacactcGGGGCTGTGACGCGGCGAGTCTCGGCCCCCGAGTGGTGCCCGGGCCACTTGCGTCGCTCATGCTAATGCGACGTcggcggggcgggggctgggggcggggcgctGCCGGGAGGGGGTCCTCTCCCCAGATGCGCCAAGGCTGGAAGCCCCAGAAAGGGGTCTCGGTGCGGAAAGAGTCCTGGCCAAACCCCTGAGGATGGGTGCGCCGCGCGACAAGCGGGTTCTCCGCCCCAGCAGTTGTAGGACTCGTGGGGTCCGCGCCCGCTCTTCTCCCCACGGAGAGGGGCACACAGCGGCCGCTTTCCCCCGGCCCCGCGGGAGAGGGGGGCGCTAGGGGCTCCAGATCTCCGCCTTAGCCTGGATCTCAGCGCGCAGCGGGTAAGGAGTCCCCGAGGTGAGCCGCGGCTACGTCCATCTGTTCTCGCAGCTGGAATGTGGGGCAGTGACTGGAGGGGCGCCAACTACAGATCCCTCAACCCTTTCTCTGGCCCCGCCCCCTGGCCCCTTCCACGCCGGGGAGGGGAGGCGCATACTGCTGGACTGGGTTCCGACCGACCGGCCCTTCGGGAGAATGTCACAGCAGAGAACTCCAGACTAAGAGCATCTGGGGATTGAGGGGAGAAGTCGCTTCGTCCCCACCCGGGGCCCCCAATATCAGCTCTGCCCCGCCCACCCTACCGctttccccacctccttctcctaACCAGTGCGCCCCCTTTCCGTTTTAACTGTCCGGGTCCGGCAGCTCCGCCTCTTCTCCCTTCCCgcctcctcactccctccccgTTCTAACTCCTCCCAGGCAGTCTCGTCTTCGCACTACACCAAGCCCTCCCTCCGCTCCTGCGAGGTCCCGCCCCcttcccaaccccacccccacctccaatCTCCAGAGCTGCCTCCAAGTCCCGGGTGGGCTCAGGGAGTGATGTGGCGGGGTCTACGCCTGGAGCCGTAAGAGACCCCGCGTGGGCGCCGAAACCATTTCCTGGGCAGGATCCAGCAGCTTTGCTCTCAGCAGAGGTTCAAGGGGGGGCTCACCTTAAGAGGGCCACACCCGCTGAGACGCCCCGTTCTCAGAAGACAAGGTGAGCCGCCCTGGCTTTGCGCTGGGCCTAATGCGTCCCCAGCGTTGACCATGGATGGCACATCGAGTCCATGTTCTGGTCTGCGGACTGGCCCGAGAGAGGCTCTGAGGCAGTGGAGGCTGGGAGATTTGTGCTGTTGAGATTACagtttgtccctttcttccagagTCAGAGAGGATTCTTCCCATCTTTCTGGCCTCAAAAGCAAACTACCATTAGACACCGCTTCTTCCCTTACGGTGCTCCCCACCCCGAAGGAGGCATCCTGATACAGTGGAAAGAACTTGGGCTTTAGAGGCAGAGGACTGAGAtggctcctggctctgccacctactagtTAGGGCGCCTGGGAGGAAGGGGGGgaatcacttcacctctctatccctcagcttctttatctgtaaaatggataataGTACCCACAGCTtagggtgcctggcacacagtaagagcAATGTAAGTGGCTGCTGtggttattattatcatctgTAAGATGTGTcgttttatcttcattttacagctgTGGGTCTGGTAAAGAGCAGATAAAAGTTTCAGGGGTGCCCTGGCTTCCTGGCTTGCCCCGCTGGTTAAGCAGGCGTTATCATTCCAGGCTGTGCCTTGGCTGGTGAGACGCCCAGAAGGCATTGGAAAGTTGGCTTCTGTCCTTGAGATAGCTGTCGGATGAGGTGATGGAGACCAGCACGCCAGGGTGAGAGGCAGCAGCCTTGCCACCCATTGCCCAATCTCTCCACCCACCCAGACACctcagggaaggagaagaaacttCCACTTAAGGAGTTGCCAACACCTGCTCTGAAGTGGCCAAACTGTCCTCTGTCTGAGGGAGGGAAAAAGTTCCAGTATGGGGACAGGCCTGgctctgggtgaccttgggcaagtcacagcCTTGGTCTCTGTTAAGTAAGGGGTTAGGGGACTCCTAACTCGCTGCAGCCCTCAGCAGGAAATGGGTGCTGTAGAAGGGCTCCGTTGGGTgagatgattattttaaattttatttgaaggcCCTTAGTCagtacacaccctctccagctcaTTGCAGTCTTTCTCCAgctggctgcacaaatttacatcaCCTGCCTCGCTCTCTGGTCTTTTGAGTTGGAGACCTCTGGTCCCTTCTGACTCTCCCATTATGAGGCTTTCAAAGGGACAGTCTTCCCACCTACTGAGCAATTATCATGTATGCATATGTTGTTTGCCTTATCTGATCTGAAAGAGGGGGGTTGGAATTTAAGGCAGAAGTTTTCTGTCTCGTGGCTAAAGAACAGTGGAATCTTAGAGAAGAGAAACTTTCCCAGGGCCTTCAAGATGCAGATCCCTTCTTCCAGCTCTCTGGCCCACAGAATTCATGGCTGTTCCTGAGCATAAAGGCAAGTTATCTCTGGGCTCATGCCTAATTCTCCAGTCCTCTGTTCCCCTATGGCAGGAAACAGGTTCGTTTATTAAGCACATCTCTGTGCCAGAGGTGTTGTGTGTGCtgctttatttaattctcactcaATCCTGGTTCAGTGTAGGTGCTATTTCCCCTGTCTTATTGATGAGGAAGTTGGGCATGGAGAAGCTGGGGCACTTGCCTGAGATTCCAGCAGTAGAGCCTAAATTTAAACCCAGGCCATGGGGACCAGTCCTGTTGTCCTCATGCTGCTTCCCTGTTCCTTGTGCCTCATCATGCCTCTGCTGCTCTTTGTGCAAGGTGACCACACCCTCCCTGTCGGTGCCAAGGAGAGGGGCGGATGAAGATCCATGGAAGGAAAAGAGGCCAGGATGGACGGATGCCTCCCTCCAAAGCAGCAGCCCTCCACACAAAACTCACCAGGACatcccccccaaaacacacacacacacacacacacacacacacacacacacacacacacacacacacacacacacacacacacacacacccccagacttcacccaggcaggcaggcaggcaggcaggaaagaaggaaggaaggaagaaagatggtCCAGGACCAGCTCCTTAAGGAAGCTCCAGGGACACTAAATTCCCTCACCCTCCCACTTCCAGCTTAGAAGGCAACCCCCCACCTGTGCATCAGCAGCCCCAAGGACTAGGGTGGAGGAGTTGGCAGCAGGCCAGGACGCCTTGCCTCAGCAAAAAGCTGAGCCTTGGCAGGAGGGGAACAACCGCTATTCTGGCCCTGGCCTGCAGGGAGCTGTCCAGGGTGCTGGTACAGGCTTTGCCACTTGCCAACCAGCCTCCCTCAAGGGCCCTGACCCTCCATCTTCCTGCACCTGTGGCTTCCTCTTCACCAGAACTCTTGGTAAATTCCTTCCCAGAGAGTCCTCTATCTGAGCATAACTCGCAGGCAAAAGGGAACTTCCCATCCAATTCTGttggagaaaatgaaagcaattttttctctcttttctcaacCAGATGTAGTAACTATTACTAGAGAGTACATATCTAGTAAGTGGAATGAGTAAAGCAAGGAACTTATTTATAAGACACATAGATGTGTTTATAAagtgccaggcaccgttctaagcattttataaacattaattcaCTTATCCTTTATCAACCTTCATACTACCTTTTTGCAGGTAAGGACGCCAAGGTATAGAAATTCATCCACAGTCAGAGAGCTCTCAAGTGGTGGAGACAGACTTCATATGCAGGCTAGCCCCAGCATCCAGCTCTCAGCCACCGTGCTATCCTGCTCCAGGACGGATGAAGATTATGAGGTGACTTACTTGAAAGTATCTAGCTCAATGCCTGACACTTAGTGGGAGCTTAATTATTATTGCTTTGTATGAATAGAGACAGGTTGATGATTTCTGGCTGACAATCTTCCTTCTCATTTTATCCATTGCCTACAGTTGTGACCTCAGTctgctagaaaaacaaaaaatttttctaCACCGGACTAGTGCC
Protein-coding sequences here:
- the SLC18A3 gene encoding vesicular acetylcholine transporter, which translates into the protein MEPEAPAGQAPAAASKLSEAVGAALQDPRRQRRLVLVIVCVALLLDNMLYMVIVPIVPYYVHSASEKPTLTSKVCVTTLPPPTPANASADTVNTSESSTAAMPDRSTAQPQYPTDNEDVKIGVLFASKAILQLLVNPLSGTFIDRMSYDLPLLMGLGVLFASTVMFAFAEDYATLFAARSLQGLGSAFADTSGIAMIADKYPEEPERSRALGLALAFISFGSLVAPPFGGFLHKFVGKTAPFLVLAMVSLLDALLLLVVAKPFSAAARARANLPVGTPIHRLMLDPYIAVVAGALTTCNIPLAFLEPTIATWMEHTMAASEWDAGIAWLPAFVPHVLGVYLTVRLAARYPHLQWLYGAFGLAVIGASSCLVPACRSFAPLVVSLCGLCFGIALVDTALLPTLAFLVDVRHVSVYGSVYAIADISYCVAYALGPIVAGHIVHSLGFEQLSLVMGLANLLYAPVLLLLRNVGRLKRSRSERDVLLDEPPQGLYDAVRLRERPLSDREGAPRSPPGPFDACEDDYDYYTRS